The Streptomyces sp. cg36 genomic interval CGACGTCGCCCAGCCAGGTGTCGTCCGGGAAGGAGGGGGAGTCGAGGAGCAGCACCCCGGCCGGGTTCCCGGCGAAGGGTCGGTCGGTGAAGGCGTCGACGATTCGGATCCGCATGCCCTGGACGGTACGGGGGCCACGGGCTCGCGTACCAAGGCCAATCCGCGATGGTTGGCCCCTTCTGGGCGCGCGCCCGGCCGCGCGAACGCCCCCCGCGAGTGCCTCCGCCGCACCGAGCCGCCGCCCCCCCACTGCCGACACGCCCCCTCGGAAGGGCATTGCCATCCGAACAGTTCCGATATATCGTCGAAGCATCGCGACAGATCAACGATGGAAGGAAAGAGCGATGCGTTCACATGGACATGGGTACGGACAGCACGGACCCGGCCATCGCGGCCGGGGTGACTCGGAAGGGCGTCGGGCCGCCTTCGGGCCGTTCGGGCCCGGCTTCGGCGGGGGGCCGTTCGGGCCCGGCCGCGGCGGCCGGGGCGGTCCCCGGGGACGGGCCCGGCGCGGGGACGTCCGCGCGTCGATCCTGGCTCTCCTCAAGGACCGGCCGATGCACGGCTACGAGATGATCCAGGAGATCGGCGAGCGCAGCGGCGGGGCCTGGAAGCCCAGCCCCGGCTCGGTCTACCCGACCCTCCAGATGATGGAGGACGAGGGGCTGATCACCAGTGAGAGCGAGGGCGGCAAGAAGCTGTTCACGCTCGCCGACTCCGGGCGCGCGGAGGCCGAATCGGGGTCCGAGGCCCCGTGGGAAGAGGCCGGGCGCGGGGTCGACTGGGAGGGCATGAACGAGATCCGCCAGGCCGGGTTCGGGCTGATGGAGGCGTTCGGCCAGGTCTGGAAGACCGGCACCCCCGAGCAGCGCCAGAAGGCGCTCGGCGTCATCACCGACGCCCGCAAGAAGCTGTATCTGATCCTGGCCGACGAGGCGTGACCGCGTGAGGTCCGCCGCGGCCGGTGGGCGAGGGCCCCGCGACCGGACCGGTCGCGGGGCCCTCGTGCGTCCGGCGCCCCGGGTGCTCAGACCACCAGGGCGCCGAGCCTGCGCAGCGACTCGTCGAGCGCGGCCGTCGCCGAGTCCTTGAGCTTGCCCGCCATCAGCGAGACGGCGGCGCCGGTGAACTCGCCCTCGATCCGGACGAGCGTGGCGTTCCCCTCCGGGGTGAGGAGGTAGCGGTTGCCGACGAGCACGCCCATCGGGCCCTTGCCCCTGATCCCCAGCAGCCGCCCGGCCTCGAACTCCTCGACGGTCCAGGTGACTTCGGCGGGGAAGCCCATGAGCTTCATGTTCTCGGTGTAGGTGGCCCCGGCTTCGAGCTTCGCCGGGCCGCCCCGGGGGAATCCGGTGTGGGTGGCGTTCCACTCGCCGTACGAGGTGAAGTCCGTCAGCCGGGCCCAGACCTTCTCCACCGGCGCCTCCAGCCGCGCCTGTGCGCTGACCTCGGCCATGCGACCACCCCTTCGCGTCGGGAACGTGTCGCGGAACGTAGCCGGGGTGCGGTGAACTTTCAATACTGATGAACCGTCAGATCTCGGCCGGTCCGGCCCGCCGGTTCCGTGGCCCGCCGCCGTCCGCCGCCTCAGCTCGCCGCCCGGCTCACCGGTAACGCCCAGATCTGCGCCGAGTCGAAGAGGTCGGAGGCGCGCGGGTGCGCGGACTCGTCGTGGCAGTGGAAGGCGGCCCAGAACAGATCGCCGCGCAGGGCGTCGCCGGGTGCGTAGACGCGGTACACGTACTGCCGTCCGTCGACGGCGAGCAGGGCGACCATCCAGCACATCGGGGCCCCCTTCCGCGGCAGCCGGGGCCGCTGTGTCGTACGGGAGGGGACGTGTGCGACGGCCTCGCGGTTGCCTACGAGGCGCGCGCCCGCCCTGCGCGCCCCTGAAAGGTAAAAACCGGAATCTCATCCATAAGGAGGAGAACCCGGTCATCCGTACCCACCCAACGTCGGACGCGCAATGCTTCCCTGCGGGGATGCCCGACGGCGGTTCCGCCTGATGGGGTGAGAGGGTGCACCTCCCGATCCCAGCCGTCCCCGCCCCGGCCCCCGCCGCGCCCGACCTCGAAGCCAGGCTCACCGACGAGATGGCCTCGGTGGTGGCGGGCGCCCGCAGACGGGCGCTGCGCGACGGCGACCGGCAGATCGACACGGCCCATCTGCTCCACTCGCTGCTGGAGGCGGACCCGTCGGCGCGGGACGCCTTCGACGGCGGCCCGCAGCTGGCCCGGGTGCTCGGCTACCTGGTGCAGCGCTCCATCGGATACGGGCTGCGCTGGCAGGGCTCGGTGGAGGACTCGGGGGCGATCCCGGCGCTCACCCAGCCCGGCTGGTCGCCCGCCGCCGTCACCGCGATGGAGACCGCGCTGTCCCGGGCGGCGGCCCGGCGCGACGCGCGGGTGCACGGCACCGACCTCCTCGCCGGGCTGCTGGCCGACCCCGAATGCCGCGCCGTGGAGGTCCTGGAGCACGCCGGGGCGGACGCGCGGGAGGTCGCGGCACGGCTCGCCTGAGCCCCGCCGTCTCGACAGGTGTCACAGGGGTGACGGTGCTGACTTCGCCTGTCATGATGTGCCGATGCAGGCGACTCAGGGGAGAAACGCCGGCCTGGGCTTCGCCCTGGGCTCGGCGTTCGCGTTCGGTGGATCGGGCGTCGCGGCCAAGCCGCTGATCGAGGCGGGGCTCGACCCGCTGCACGTGGTGTGGCTGCGGGTGACCGGCGCCGCGCTCGTCATGCTGCCCGTGGCCTGGCGCCACCGCGGCCTGCTGCTGCGCCGCCCCGCGCTGCTCACGGGGTTCGGGCTGCTCGCCGTCGCGGGCGTCCAGGCGTGCTACTTCGCCGCGATATCCCGCATCCCCGTCGGCGTCGCCCTGCTCGTGGAGTACCTGGCGCCCGCCCTCGTCCTCGGCTGGGTCCGGTTCGTCCAGCGCAGGCCGGTGAGCCGGGCCGCCGCCGTCGGCGTGGTGCTCGCGGTCGGCGGGCTGGCCTCCGTCGTGGAGATCTGGTCCGGGCTGAGCTTCGACGTCCTCGGACTGCTGCTCGCGCTCGGCGCGGCCTGCTGCCAGGTCGGCTACTTCGTCCTGTCCGACCAGGGCGGCGACACCGATGACGCCCCCGACCCGCTGGGCGTCATCGCGTACGGCCTGCTCATCGGCTCCCTGCTGCTCACCCTGGTCGCCCGCCCCTGGGGCATGGACTGGTCGGTGCTCGGCTCCGGCGTCGACATGAACGGCTCCCGGGTGCCCGCCGCGCTGCTGCTCGGCTGGATCGTGCTGATCGCCACCGTGATCGCGTACGTCACCGGGGTGATCTCGGTGCGCCGCCTCTCGCCGCAGGTCGCCGGGGTGGTCGCCTGTCTGGAGGCCGTCATCGCGACCGTGCTGGCCTGGGTGCTGCTGGGCGAGCACCTGGCCGCGCCGCAGATCGCGGGCGGCGCGGTGGTCCTGGTCGGCGCCTTCATCGCGCAGTCCGCCGCCCCCAGGGAAGCGAGCGGGCCGGTGGCCGGCGGGGACGCGCATCCGCTGCCCGCGCCCGGCGCCCCCGAAGACCGTTTGTCCGCCAGCGGGACCGCGCTCTAAGGTGACGCCCATGCATTCGACCGTACTGCCGCCTCCCGCCGCGTAACGCGGGCGGCGCATCCCAGAGCCTGTCGGTGACCCCGTCGTTCGCCCGGAGAGCGGGCGCGGCGGCGGTGCGCGGCCAGGCTCGCCCAGACGAGGACCGGGCTCGGGCAGTCCCCGAGCGGCTCGTCGCTGCCCGCGTACTCCAGGCATGCGACCCCTTCCCGTCTTCCTCTCCGGAGTACGTACGTGTCGAACCCCTCCTCCGCCCTGCCCGTCGGGCGCGGACTCCTCTACCTCGTCTTCGCCGGTGTCGCCTGGGGCACCGCGGGCGGCGCCGCCGCGCTGGTCTTCGGCGCCAGTGACCTCGGCCCGCTCGCCCTCTCCTTCTGGCGCTGCGTCGGCGGTCTCGCGCTGCTGCTCGCCGCCCGCGCGCTGCGGCGGCGCCGGGAGCCGCTCGCCCCGGCCGGACCCCGGCGCCGCGCGCTGCTGCGGATCCTCGGGAACGGCGTCGGCCTGGCCGTCTTCCAGAGCGCCTACTTCGCGGCCGTCGCCTCGACCGGGCTCGCCGTGGCGACCGTCGTCTGCCTCGGTGCCGGGCCCGTACTGATCGCGCTCGGGGCGCGGCTCGCCCTCGGCGAGCGGATCGGCGGCGCCGGGCTGACCGCCGCCGCCGGGGCGCTCGCCGGACTGGCGGTGCTGGTCCTCGGCAACGGCGGCGGCGCGGTGCGGCCCGCCGGGGTGCTGCTCGCCCTGCTCTCGGCCGCCGGTTACGCGGGGATCACCCTGCTCACCCGGTGGCTCGGCCGCGACGGGGCACCCGCCGACCCGTCCGCCACGACCGCCCGGGCGTTCGCGGTCGCCTCGGTCCTGCTGCTCCCGCTCGCGGGCGCGGAGGGGCTGGTGCCGCACACGGCCGAGCCGGTACGGGTGGCCGCGCTGCTGCTGTACGTGGCCGCGGTGCCCACCGCGCTCGCCTACGCGCTCTACTTCGCGGGCGCGGCCGTCGTCCGCTCCGCCACCGTCTCCGTGATCATGCTCCTGGAGCCGGTGAGCGCGGCGCTGCTGGCGGTCGCGGTCCTCGGGGAGCACCTGAGCGCCGCCACCGTCGGGGGCACCGCGCTGCTGCTGGTCGCGGTGGTGGGGCTGGCGGGCGCCGAGGCCCGGCTGGCGGCGCGGGCCCGGCGGCCGGTGGCCGGGGTCTGACCGTCACAGCGCGGCCAGGTACTCCGGCAGTGCCACCGACGGGTCGAGGTCGGCGGCCGGGAGCGGCTCGCCGTAGCCGCGCGCCAGCGGGAGCACGCCCGTCCAGTGGGGGAGCGCGCTGTCCTCGGGCTCGTCCTTGGGGCCGCCGGTGCGGATCTTCGCCGAGACCTCGTCGAGGTCGAGGCGGACGACGGCGGTCGCGGCGAGCTCCTTGGCGTTGGCCGGGCGGGAGTCGGCGGACCGGCCCGGCACCACCTGGTCGACGATCGCGTCCAGCGCGGTCCGCCGCTCCTCGGGGTCGGTGACCTCGTACGCGGTGCCCAGGACCACGACCGAGCGGTAGTTGACCGAGTGGTGGAAGGCGGAGCGGGCCAGGACCAGCCCGTCGACGTGGGTGACGGTCAGACAGACCGGGAGCCCCGCGGCGGTCCCGCCCGCCGTCCGCAGCGGGCGCGAGCCGGTCGAGCCGTGCACGTACAGCCGCCGGCCGACCCGTC includes:
- a CDS encoding PadR family transcriptional regulator, encoding MRSHGHGYGQHGPGHRGRGDSEGRRAAFGPFGPGFGGGPFGPGRGGRGGPRGRARRGDVRASILALLKDRPMHGYEMIQEIGERSGGAWKPSPGSVYPTLQMMEDEGLITSESEGGKKLFTLADSGRAEAESGSEAPWEEAGRGVDWEGMNEIRQAGFGLMEAFGQVWKTGTPEQRQKALGVITDARKKLYLILADEA
- a CDS encoding SRPBCC family protein, whose product is MAEVSAQARLEAPVEKVWARLTDFTSYGEWNATHTGFPRGGPAKLEAGATYTENMKLMGFPAEVTWTVEEFEAGRLLGIRGKGPMGVLVGNRYLLTPEGNATLVRIEGEFTGAAVSLMAGKLKDSATAALDESLRRLGALVV
- a CDS encoding Clp protease N-terminal domain-containing protein; its protein translation is MASVVAGARRRALRDGDRQIDTAHLLHSLLEADPSARDAFDGGPQLARVLGYLVQRSIGYGLRWQGSVEDSGAIPALTQPGWSPAAVTAMETALSRAAARRDARVHGTDLLAGLLADPECRAVEVLEHAGADAREVAARLA
- a CDS encoding DMT family transporter, with the translated sequence MQATQGRNAGLGFALGSAFAFGGSGVAAKPLIEAGLDPLHVVWLRVTGAALVMLPVAWRHRGLLLRRPALLTGFGLLAVAGVQACYFAAISRIPVGVALLVEYLAPALVLGWVRFVQRRPVSRAAAVGVVLAVGGLASVVEIWSGLSFDVLGLLLALGAACCQVGYFVLSDQGGDTDDAPDPLGVIAYGLLIGSLLLTLVARPWGMDWSVLGSGVDMNGSRVPAALLLGWIVLIATVIAYVTGVISVRRLSPQVAGVVACLEAVIATVLAWVLLGEHLAAPQIAGGAVVLVGAFIAQSAAPREASGPVAGGDAHPLPAPGAPEDRLSASGTAL
- a CDS encoding DMT family transporter yields the protein MSNPSSALPVGRGLLYLVFAGVAWGTAGGAAALVFGASDLGPLALSFWRCVGGLALLLAARALRRRREPLAPAGPRRRALLRILGNGVGLAVFQSAYFAAVASTGLAVATVVCLGAGPVLIALGARLALGERIGGAGLTAAAGALAGLAVLVLGNGGGAVRPAGVLLALLSAAGYAGITLLTRWLGRDGAPADPSATTARAFAVASVLLLPLAGAEGLVPHTAEPVRVAALLLYVAAVPTALAYALYFAGAAVVRSATVSVIMLLEPVSAALLAVAVLGEHLSAATVGGTALLLVAVVGLAGAEARLAARARRPVAGV
- a CDS encoding pyridoxamine 5'-phosphate oxidase family protein, whose product is MPDTAAYEPTARTVPTRSRERAAYDHETVHAILDDGYLCHLGFVRDGAPVVLPTLYGRVGRRLYVHGSTGSRPLRTAGGTAAGLPVCLTVTHVDGLVLARSAFHHSVNYRSVVVLGTAYEVTDPEERRTALDAIVDQVVPGRSADSRPANAKELAATAVVRLDLDEVSAKIRTGGPKDEPEDSALPHWTGVLPLARGYGEPLPAADLDPSVALPEYLAAL